Below is a genomic region from Sinorhizobium meliloti.
GACGGGCAGGCGATCATGATCGTCCCCTCGCTTCGCCTCGCGGTCGTCCGCCTGGGGCTGACACCGTCGCGCCTCGGCTACGACGTGCAGAAGCTGAATTCGAGGATAATCGACGCGCTCGATTGAATGATGTCTGGCAGATAGGCCAGCCGCTGGTCGCGGCTTACCTCATATTCAGCTCGTCGAGCATGCCCTTGCGCTTGGCATGGTAATAATAGCCGCTGGCATAGAGCCTTACCGCGCCGTCGTGCTGGTTGTCGGCAACCATCCACGCTCCGCGCAGGTACTTCGTCGCGTATTTGAGGTTGGTTTCCGCGTCGAAGAGACCTTCGGCCGGGCCCTCATAGCCGAGACCCTTGGCCGTGTTGTAGCGGATCTGCATCAACCCGTAATTGCCTTTGCTGTAGGCTCGCGGGTTGTAGTTGCTCTCGCGCCTGACCACCCGGTGCACCAGCTCGAGCGGCAGACCGTTCAGCTCGGCATAATGTTTGATCAGCCTGTCAAGCTCCGGCCGCGAGCTGGTCGGTGTTTTTCCGGGCTTCAGCGAATCGGGGATGACGCTTGCGACCGCGCCGACTGCGGTGCCGATCACGCCTGTCTTCGGGCGCTCCGTCGGAACGATCATGCGCTTGGCGACAAGCGTTTCCAGACCGACCGGCTCGCCGGTGTCGAAATCCGATTCCCACGAGGCGGCGACCCCGATGAGCGGGACGGACTGTCCGGCGCCTTTTTCGGGGACCGGCGGCGCGGCTGCCGGGGCGATACCTGCCGAGGCGGGTGTCGCCATGGCTACTTCAAAGGGCTGTGCGGGTTTGGCCGCCGGCACGGCTACCGACTGGGGAGCCGCGAAAGCGAGGGTCGTGTCTGTCGCGGGCGCCGTCTGCGTTTCGCCGGCGGAACCGGTTCCTGCGGCGCTTGCCGGCACTGCCGACGAGGTTTGCGCGGTCAATGCGGCCGACGTGCTCGCCGCTGCGCCGATCGGCGCAGGCAGCGCGTAAGCCGTCGCCTCTGTGCCCGGCTTCGGCAGGGGCGTGACCGTCTGCACGGCCGTTAACTCCGCAAGCGACGTATGCTCGACCGTGGAACACCCGGAAGCAACGGCGACGGAAACGAGGGACACGGCGGCAAGTGCCCGCTTCGAAAGGGGAATACGGAAATTCGCCATGCTGTCACTTTCGTGCTTCTGGGCCCCGTAGCCCCTGCAAATCAGCGGTTGCCACCCGCCGCGCTTGAATCTCCATTAACCTATGCCGCCGGTTGCGGCAAGCACGTGGGAGCATTTCAGAGACTGCTCATTTCAGGACGTGGCGCGCTTCAGCCCTGCCGTCAGAAAGCCGGCGCCGATGAGCAGCGAACCACCGAGGCGATTGACGATGCGCCGGATATTCGGCTTGCGGATGGTGCTTCCGGCCGCGGCAGCAAGCCAGGCATAGAGCGCAGCGTTGATCGTCGCGAGTATCAGGAACGTCGTCTCGAAGATCGCCATCTGCGCGAAAAGCGGCCGCGACAGATCGAGGAACTGGGGCAGGAAGGCGACGAAGAAGAGAATGCTTTTCGGGTTAAGTGCGGTCACCGCATAGGTGTGAAGGAATATCCGCAGCGGTCTTTCCGCAGGACTCGTTTCAACGGTGCTCCCGCTGTCGTTGCCGACCGGCGCCCTCCAGAGCTTGATGCCGAGCCAGACGAGATAGGCGGCGCCGATCCACTTCAGCACGGTGAAAACCGCCGCCGAGGTTGCAAGCAGGGCACCGAGGCCGAGCATCGAAGCGGTCATTGCGGTGAAATCGCCAAGAGCGACACCAGCCACGGTCGCGCCCGCGATCTTGCGGCCGTGGCCGAGCGCGTAGGAGATGACGAGAAGGATCGTGGGGCCGGGAATGGCAAGCAGCACCGCAGACGCGGCGGCAAAGGCGAACCAGTGTTCGAAGGACATGAAGGGGCTCCGCGGTTGAATGCTCGTGAAGAGGAGGGAGCCATGCCGGCGCGCAGCCGTCAACTCCTCCCGACCAGAAGCCCCAGCGAGAAGCGGTTCGCCGCTTCAGAAAACAGCGAACCGTTCCTCGTCGTTCATCAGTCGGCCGTCTGCCACTTCTGGCCGACGACATCCATGACCTCGCCGAACCACTTCGCGGACGTGTCGAAATGCTTTCCGCCCTTGATGCGCGGGAACTCGATCGTGCGCAGCCGCCCGCCCTGATCCTCGTCGTGGCCCGTCACGCCGGAGACCTTGTTGAGCGCGCTCTCGACCGCCAGATCGACCATGCTCTGGATGAGGCGCAGATCGTCGACATTGGCGGGGGCGGAGCGTGCATAGTAGCCGGACTTCTGCACCATTGAGCGCTCGGCGCCGAGGAGCGCCGCGAACTGCTTGGAGAACCAGTTTCCGACGTTGATCGTATCGATCTTCACATGGCCGAACGCGTCGCGCTTGACCGTCTCGCCGGCGGCCTCCCGTTCGGCGACGATGGCGTCGAGGCAGGCGCCTTCGCTCACGAACAACGTGACGAAGCCGGCTCGATCCATGACTTCGCGCAGGCGCGCGGCTTCCGCTTCGAGATCGAACGCCATCTCGGGAAGGTAGAGGCCGTCGATGTTCTTCAGCTGTGCGTTCATCATGAAGCCGTCGACATATTCCTTGTTGCCGGCCAGATGGATATAGGCGCGCGCGGTTGCCGCGGTCAGCCAGCCGCAGTGTCGGCCCATGACTTCATGGACGACGAGGGTGCGCGGCGCGGCGCTCTGTTCGTTGCTGACATGGTCGAAGAAGCGTGCGCCGTATTCGGCGGCCGTCCAGGCGCCGAGCGTCTGGCGGATGGGCACCACGTCGTTGTCGACCGTCTTCGGCAGGCCGACGACCGTCAGATCGTAGCCGTTGGCCCCGAGATAGGCTGCGAGATCGGCGGCGGTGGTGTTGGTATCGTCGCCGCCGATCGTGTGCAGGATGCTGATGCCGTCGGACGCGAGCCTCTCGGCCGCGACGCGCAAAGGATTCTCCCCTTCCTTGACGAGGCCGCGCTTCACGCAGTCGGCAGTGTTGGTGAGCTTCACGCGGCTGTTGCCGATCGGCGATCCGCCGTGGCGGTGGAGCACATGCGCCTTCTCGCGCATGGCCGGGGTGATTTCGATCCGGTCGGCGAGAAGCAGGCCCTGATAGCCGGAACGGTAGGCCACGAGCTCATAGTCCGGCGCGATGTCGGTGTAGCGTTCGATCAGGCCGCCGACAGCGGATGAAAGGCAGGGCGCGAGCCCGCCTGCCGTCAACATTGCGACTTTCTTCTTGGCCATGGGGTCCTCCTGGGGATTTCGGCATCAAGCGATCGCTCGTGAGATCGACCGCATTCTAATTCCTTGCCTTGGATCAAAGATAGCGGTGGTCTAACCCAAATCCGATGGAAATTAAATGACAGGCCTGTGGATCGCGAGAAATGGGAACCGGCTCGCGGTTGCGGCGTTGCGCCTGAAAGTCGCACGGTGGCGTCCAGGAATTCGATTGAGATTTGTGGCGATATGAATTATTGAGGGGCCATCACAAATTCGTCATCCATGATGATTGACGCGGCTCTGCCGCTTGCAAATCGCCACCGCATAAGATCATGCTCGCGTGGTGGACAGGGAACAATCGCACTTATGTCATTTTGGGACAGCCTGCTCAAAATCGTCACGACCACTGGTAACGCGCTTACGGGAGTGGTCGAGGCGGTCCGGACGCTCTTCGAAGGAGATCCGGAAACTCGGCGAAAGGTCGCCTTTTCGGTCGCCATGATCGCCCTTTCGGCGAAAATGGCGAAGGCCGACGGCATCGTGAACGAGGCCGAGGTGAGCGCCTTTCGCGACATCTTCAAGTTTCCCGCGGACCAGGCGAAGAACGTCGCCAGGCTTTACAATCTCGCCCGCCAGGACGTTGCCGGCTACGAGGCCTATGCGGAGAAAATGGCTTCGCTCTGCTCCTCCTGCGAGAGGAATTGCCCGATCCTCGAAGACATCGTCGACGGCCTCTTCCATATCGCGAAGTCCGACGGGGCGGTGCACGAGAAGGAACTTACGTTCCTGAGGCGCGTGGCTGAGATATTCAGGATGGATGACGAGCATTTCGGATGCATCATGGCGCGCCACGTTCATGGCGACGACCGCGATCCCTATCAGGTTCTCGGCGTTTCGCCGAAGGATGACTTTTCCGCGATTCGCAAGCGCTACCGCGTTCTCGTTTCCGAGAACCACCCGGACATGCTCGTGGCGCGCGGCGTGCCGGAAGAATTCCACGCGATCGCCAACGATCGCATGGCCGTGCTCAACGCGGCCTACGAGGCGATCGAAAGAGAACGTCGCGCCGCATGACATCCGAGACCTGCGATTTCCCCGGCGCTCATCTCGTGC
It encodes:
- a CDS encoding pyrophosphate--fructose-6-phosphate 1-phosphotransferase translates to MAKKKVAMLTAGGLAPCLSSAVGGLIERYTDIAPDYELVAYRSGYQGLLLADRIEITPAMREKAHVLHRHGGSPIGNSRVKLTNTADCVKRGLVKEGENPLRVAAERLASDGISILHTIGGDDTNTTAADLAAYLGANGYDLTVVGLPKTVDNDVVPIRQTLGAWTAAEYGARFFDHVSNEQSAAPRTLVVHEVMGRHCGWLTAATARAYIHLAGNKEYVDGFMMNAQLKNIDGLYLPEMAFDLEAEAARLREVMDRAGFVTLFVSEGACLDAIVAEREAAGETVKRDAFGHVKIDTINVGNWFSKQFAALLGAERSMVQKSGYYARSAPANVDDLRLIQSMVDLAVESALNKVSGVTGHDEDQGGRLRTIEFPRIKGGKHFDTSAKWFGEVMDVVGQKWQTAD
- a CDS encoding LysE family translocator → MSFEHWFAFAAASAVLLAIPGPTILLVISYALGHGRKIAGATVAGVALGDFTAMTASMLGLGALLATSAAVFTVLKWIGAAYLVWLGIKLWRAPVGNDSGSTVETSPAERPLRIFLHTYAVTALNPKSILFFVAFLPQFLDLSRPLFAQMAIFETTFLILATINAALYAWLAAAAGSTIRKPNIRRIVNRLGGSLLIGAGFLTAGLKRATS
- a CDS encoding lytic transglycosylase domain-containing protein, encoding MANFRIPLSKRALAAVSLVSVAVASGCSTVEHTSLAELTAVQTVTPLPKPGTEATAYALPAPIGAAASTSAALTAQTSSAVPASAAGTGSAGETQTAPATDTTLAFAAPQSVAVPAAKPAQPFEVAMATPASAGIAPAAAPPVPEKGAGQSVPLIGVAASWESDFDTGEPVGLETLVAKRMIVPTERPKTGVIGTAVGAVASVIPDSLKPGKTPTSSRPELDRLIKHYAELNGLPLELVHRVVRRESNYNPRAYSKGNYGLMQIRYNTAKGLGYEGPAEGLFDAETNLKYATKYLRGAWMVADNQHDGAVRLYASGYYYHAKRKGMLDELNMR
- a CDS encoding J domain-containing protein gives rise to the protein MSFWDSLLKIVTTTGNALTGVVEAVRTLFEGDPETRRKVAFSVAMIALSAKMAKADGIVNEAEVSAFRDIFKFPADQAKNVARLYNLARQDVAGYEAYAEKMASLCSSCERNCPILEDIVDGLFHIAKSDGAVHEKELTFLRRVAEIFRMDDEHFGCIMARHVHGDDRDPYQVLGVSPKDDFSAIRKRYRVLVSENHPDMLVARGVPEEFHAIANDRMAVLNAAYEAIERERRAA